The sequence TGCATGTGATGCATGTGATCAACAGGTCCTACGGCGGCAGCCCTTATCGCCTGTTGATTGCAGTTGCAGGTCATCCCTTCGCTTTGATGAGTGCAATGAGGCACCTTGACGATAGTTGGCTCAGGAACGACCACCATGGGCTTGGAGGGCACGACAACCAGTTTATTCTTGCAAACTGGGGGCACTGGGACCAGCTTAATGGTCTCGATCACCTGAGTCTGCGGTTCCACGATCCTCTCGGGCTGGGGCTGGGGCTTTACAGTGACCACTTCGGGGACTGGAGTCGGTGCTGGGACCTCGACTCTCCTTTCTACGATCTGCACCTTCGACTCCTGAGGGCAAGGTTGAGATGGCTGGATGATCTGCAGAGTCTGCACCGAAGGGACCACCTGCTGGTGCATCATCTGCTGGGGAACCACGAACGACTGCTGGGGCACCACGTATGCCTGAGGATGGAAAACTATTTCATAACACACACAAGCTCCGTCGGTACGAATTTTTAAGAACTATCAATTAGCGTTGAAGTTTGGAGATCGGTACTACGCCAACAGAATTCACAGTGGCGACGAAATCAACGATATGGCGGAATAGCAGAGTTGGACATTATACAAGTAGaatttcatttgaacaattcgaataaattttatgaatattttttcgtacagtttgaaaataaattttacggataaaattttattcgactaatctttcgaataaattattcaaatataactttattcaaataacgaattcaaataatgatttgaataaagttttattcaaataatgattcgcgaataaagtttctttcaaataatgattcgagtaaagttttattcgaattatgttacattcaaataatgattcgaataaattctcgaataacgtttcgaagacatcctttgaatcaatttttcgaataaattcttcgaatcaccgagaaattaagtgttactgtaaccataagcgataaaaaaaacttcgaaCGCATAAGTTCTCcctttaaattatacaaataattacaaagacTTATGACACAAAATGGAGAATTACGTGTACATTTTCATCGATCGAAATTAACAATCGATGAATTATTTACTAAATGAGAGCTCTTACGAAAAACGAACAACTTTTGTCGAAAACTTTAAATCTCTCACGATTCTCAAGAAATAACACAAAATCAAGATACATGCAGATCATAGTGAATTTATGCGTCGAGAGAAGCACGGTAAATTAGAAAGCACGACGCAATTGCTACCTGAGGAGCCTGGAAGACTCCCAGAGACTGCACAGGCTGCGGGGCCTGCTGGAAGCTGTAACTCTGCATCTGTGGCGCCACCTGCGATTGTTGCACCACGCTCAGGCCCTGCATTTTCATCTGCGACCCATCCTGAGTCCACACCTGCTGTCCATTTTGAGCACCTGGACGGATCTCCACGCAGAAGGACGCCTGCTTCTTCAGCCTGTCCTTCTCAGCACCCGCATCCTCCAAATGGAAATCCTTGGGACTGATCGCCGAGGATTCGGCCATCTTGGTCTCCAGTTTGCCAGCTGGCATTGCTTGCACTGCCATCGCAGCTACCAACAAACCGCACAGACATGCTGTTAACGAATTCATCGATGTAGAATCGGTTGAACAATCGTAGCGAACTGAATGCTTGGACGATTTGGCTGGCTTTTAAACCGATTTTTCGGTGTGACGACACCGCTCACGCACTTTTTTCCGGAACGCAATAGTGCTGAGCGTGCCGAATTCCGACGTAGAGCAGCACGGGCGGGGACTGGCTTCGGGAAATGAGGATGAGGgcgagaataagaataagaatgaatCTGAGAATGAGACTGAAAATGGGACTGAGAATGGGGCTGAAAATGAGGCTGAGAATGGGATTGAGAATAGGTCTGAGAATGGGTCTGAAACCGAGAATGGGACTCAGATTAAGACTGAGTGTAAGACTGTGAATGGGAGTGAGTCTGAGAATGGGGCTAAGAATGAGACTGAGACTTAGACTGAGACTTAGACTGAGGCTGAGAATGAAATTGTATATACAATAGTCGGAACGATGGTATTTCGAGAGAGCCGCTGTTTCCGTAGTAAATAGGAGAAAGTTGAACAAGGTAATTTTACATTGTGTGTCAAGCTCAAACGTCGGGGAGTGTGATCTTTTTTCCAAGGAGTACGTCCCTCCACTTGCAAAGTACACTTTTCTGTTGAACGAACGCTGcggttttatttacttattgttaGCTTGCTTCTTTACGACGGCCTGAGGAGGGTTTGTTCAGAAAGTTGAACATGTTAATGTTTACGGTGATATTTTGGAAATGTCAACgctagttatacagggtgttctattTAAGACAAGCCTCTTAAATTATCTTGTCAAggagttattataatttttatcgagttttcatataattgtaattactaaactgcggatctttatgcaaaatatcaattttccaacacggttgtaagaaatatctacattgtgtaaaaataaattgtttcttggaatagttttgataagtcgaaaacagtgtgacacatttttgccataaatgcataaaagtctgcagtctgataattacagtatattcaGTATAATCGACACGGTATATTCGAATTACAGTATATTCGAATGTATTGGATACTTGTAGTTATTgtaaatcataattaaattacaatttttgttctgaagataatggtagtaaattataagagatacaattaaatgtgctattaaaagttgcaacatcaaatgaaggaaaagaattaagatcattcaaatacagttcctacacaatttttattgaaatcgtgcccaaagtaacttgaaaattacagtaataataacattgaggttaccgcaaatttttaataaatatcgataattgaaatcaaagttctgattgaaattaattgattgaAATATCAATGATATTAAATCACAATTAACTTACAATGAAAGTTGCTGTTAAAAGTTATAATATTAAAGAAGCCAAAAAGAAAAGTCATAGTCTTTTATATGATTTTCATTGTAAGTGTGCCCAAGTTAGTAAGATTGAATATTACAATCGTACTTATATATAAAGTGAAATAAtatcgaattttcaattaacatttataatcacaattgagttacaattccaaaaataagaaacaagtataataaatcagatactgacaaaatttatcaacgaatccattgtcaaaaatttgccaataaaggccggtataaacaatgtttaaaaaaacatcCGTCCAATGAAAGCTTCCACAATTTCCACAAAGTCTTCGTTCAAAATACGTCCGAATTCATGAAAGAaaccaatttaaataataaaaataataataattgcttataacgttgctaataatattttctcaacAATTAAATACGGAATCACGGGAATTGGCACGGAATCGCGGTAAAGGTCGCCCGCGTCGCGTTTCAAGGCCCGTATTTAACAAACAACGTTGCAAATAACGATTGCAAAGCCATATTTCGGCAGGCGGTGGTTTCTGCTGGCACAAGTTATTTGCAGCTTCATCGTATTTCGACATCGCGGCGAGCCGAATTTAGGGCACTTTTGACCGTTCTTGCCGGCAACACACTTTCATTATCGTCAGCATATTATGGTTGCGTTCCCTttatcccggcgcggcgcggcgccgttcgCGCTTGTTTTCATACACCGACAATACGTAACGCACAATACATTACGGTAGACGCCGGCGATTTAATAATGCCGGCAGAGGAGGAGGCATTCATGGAGTTCTTTCGCAAGTGCTAAATATTCATGGAAtattgaccacggagccgcttcTGCTCCAATTTCAATTAAAGCGTTCCGCACGTCGAGCACGTTTCACCGCCAACAACCCAataaactaattattaattgCTGGACCAAATCGTAAACGAGCGCTTTTTCTCCAAGAACGTTGATTCTCGTTCGATTTTTAAAGAGATCGCAGTCGCTCCGTGTCCGGGTGCTTCGTACACCCCCCTACAAAAGTATCAGGGGGCTTGCAGAAAATTCGATAGGAAATTGCCTGAATTATTTTAACTTATTCTTAAATTTActtcttctttatttcttctttattttccatgtttgtttatttttaatattataatttatgctaaataaatatagtcccaatacttttggacgaggatgtacattattttataacgcTCAATGTGCTCTAGAAGAATGCACTCTAACGTGCACTGTAGGGTAAGGGTCCCAATTACCGACACATtaagcatgattttttgttcatctgttgcatatatataaatacttgtagaaagcataaatttgatgtgaaattaatgaagaataaaaataatgcagaTGTCCCAATTACCGACACTTGAAAAAGCTACTTGTACCAATTATTTTGACCCAAACACCGATAAGATattcattttcgaaattatttatacaaaaattaactgTTAATTCTAACGTATCCAACTTAAGTGaaactattaaattatattaattgcatcattaacactttgactacgTCACCTGTATGCgagtgacaaaattatttaaaatctaatttctatgc is a genomic window of Megalopta genalis isolate 19385.01 unplaced genomic scaffold, iyMegGena1_principal scaffold0158, whole genome shotgun sequence containing:
- the LOC143262637 gene encoding uncharacterized protein LOC143262637, with the translated sequence MKMQGLSVVQQSQVAPQMQSYSFQQAPQPVQSLGVFQAPQAYVVPQQSFVVPQQMMHQQVVPSVQTLQIIQPSQPCPQESKVQIVERRVEVPAPTPVPEVVTVKPQPQPERIVEPQTQVIETIKLVPVPPVCKNKLVVVPSKPMVVVPEPTIVKVPHCTHQSEGMTCNCNQQAIRAAAVGPVDHMHHMHMRAHTHPMHLGKMMTDFRFLKDPKA